DNA sequence from the Callospermophilus lateralis isolate mCalLat2 chromosome 2, mCalLat2.hap1, whole genome shotgun sequence genome:
taaagaaattatggtatataatacacaatgaaatactatttaACCTTAAAAAGGAGGGAATCCTATCATTTTTGACAATATGGATAAATCTAGAAGActctgtgctaagtgaaataagccagacacatgaAGAAAAATACTGAATGATCTCACTCCTTCTGGAAATCTACAAAAACTGATCTCATACAAACAGTGATTAGAATGAATGTTGCAAGAGAGAAGGAGGATTTGGAAGCTAGAGGTCAAAGGTCACAAAGTTTTAGCTAAGAAGAACAAAAAAGTTCTGTAGGTCTGATATATGgcatggtgactatagttaatcCTACTGAATTGCATGCCtgaaatttgctaagagatgACAGCTTAAGTGTACTCATCACATACACAAACAGTAACTCTTATGAGATGGTAGATGTGTTGGCTTGATTCCGGTAATCATTTCACCATAATTATGTATGTAACATTTTGTTTTATACCCTAAATATATACAATATTTgtcaattatatatcaataaagctGGAAAAAATAACTATTAATAAGACTTTTTCTTAGCTATAATGTTAACATAGAGAATCAGAAGAAGGTAAAAGCAAAGAAATGACAGAGAGAATGAGAGATACACggaaacaacaaagagcccagattCTCCCTGTTTCTCCTTGCTCACTGAGGTTACAACCTCTTTCCTCTTCTTCCTAGAACCTGCATCCCACCTCTCAATGGTGATGAGGGTAGAATTTTGGTCAGTTTAATGAATTCTAAGAGCAAGATTCCCATTTAAAGATTTTTATGAAAGGAAATTCTAGATCTCCTCTCACTATTCTCATGTACAAAGAGAGATTCAGTAGAGCTtgactttctctttcccttcttcTTCTAGAAAATCTACAGAATATTTTATCAGAAATTCTACATGAAAGGAATCTCTGCCACCATCTAGAATCTGGGCATGAATAGATTCTTGCAAGTCCAATTGCCGGACAGTACAAACATACCTTTGAGAGTATCTATGACACAGGAACTAAGATCTGCTCACAGGGTTTGTATTCAGGTAAATCCAAATACAAATGTGCAAGCGATTAAAATCACTGTCTCTTGGACCTGTCACATAACACATGTAATAAATCCATGAGACCTGGAGTTGTGCAAGCAGCATAGGATGCCCTAGGGATTGTGATactggaagataactttttcatGGCCTCATTTCTTTATCCCAATTTCATATCAGTTGTTTTAGTCCATTTGCAttgctataatgaaatacctgaggttgggtaatttataaagaaaagagatatATTGAGATCACAGTTTTGTAGTCTGAAAGTCCAACATTAAGCAACTATTTGTTTGGCTTCAGGTGAGGGCGTCATGGCAGGTGGCATTGCAATAGTGGAAGTGTGTGTAGAAAAGATCAGTGTAAGATAGGAAACCAAAGAGATTCAGGGaccagacatttttttaaaataataatccaCTCTAATTGGAGCCTTAGAGAACTAATCTCATCCAAGGGTGATACCTATAATGACTTAATTAACGCTTGCTAGACCTCATCTCTTAAAAGTTTCACCAACTCTCAATATGGCCACATAAGGACCAAGCTTCAAACACAGACtttgggggacacattcaaacaATATCCAAATGTAGCTCTATGTGTGGGACTAGAGTGAGAATCCCTGCCTTGGGAGAACAGCCCTGAATGGACCTCAGGCCATCCAGTCTAGACTAGCTTCTAGCAGAGGAGGGGAcggctgaggctcagagaaaggAGCTCCAACTTTTAGCCCACTGCCACATTTTCTCATTAGTtcatttgtggattttttttatttgcttgtttgttgCTTTGTTTGCTTGTTTCATTGAATGCCTAATATCATCCCACAAAGGATTTAAGATAACCCCCAAATACAGAGGCCTCCGTATTAAAAATAGATCAGTGAGGAAATGGGGTAAAGGAAATTTGAAAGTAGCAAGAAGTATAACATTACAAAGCCAGGAAGAGGTAAGAAGTACCTCAAAATGCAGACCATAAAGAGTCTAATCTCTGTTGCAGAGTTCAGATGACATATCACATTGGGATCACTTGATCTCAAGACAAAAATTCAATTGTATGGGGTatgtccttttatttcttttctttaatcaAATTAAGTGAGACACAAGCCCCCAAATGACCAGGCTGATGGGAATTTTCAGTCTCCATCAGCAAGGAACGTCCTAACTTCTTAGTGATTTCCCCAAATCAGGAAGCCTTATCCAAGGCCCAGAAAATGATAGACATTTGTGGGTTGCCCACCCAGGATCCATTGCTGTATACCTTGTTCTTAACAACTCGAGATTTTCTTTTGTATAATAGCAGCCATAAGGTTTAGGGGagatggatactgtcttcaggtaGGGAGGAAGGTCCCGTAGTCTAAGTCAGTTTTCATAATCTTATCCCACCTGCCACTGTGCTTGGTTTGTGGTTTGCCTCAGACCAATAACAGTGACCCTCAGGACACTTGTTCTCTAACTGTGGGAACCAATGGCTTCTACCCCATATGTGAATCAGGATACTGCAGCCCCACAGCTTGCAGAAGCAATCCAATAACGCAGAGAAGAGTCATTCTGAGAACAAAGCTGCTACGCGGAAGAGTAAGCAGTACAgaaaatttcagagcaaagggaCTGGGGCCTGATTAACTAGGCCTGAAACTGGCCCTACTTTTAAGTAAatcaacattattttttaaatgaatttgagTTGAGTTTCTCTTTTGTGCTACTGAAGATCTCCTGCCTTTTGCAGCATCCAATCTCTTATGCTGACAGACTCACAGCCTTTGATACTATTCCCGAACCAATTGGGAGCAGGTCCGACTAATGTCCAATGACAGCTGTGGAACTGAAGATTATTATAGCCCTTTTCTTtctccaaaatatttttaaaaaatttctttataGTCTGGGCATAACTATGGGAATGTTGACAGTTATTATGCTGTGAGTGGTGTGGGTAAAAAAGATTGAGAGCTACTGCCCCCCAGACATGGGGGTCTGTGTTTCTTACTGAACTGTTGGAGCTGGTGTGGGGAGAGAAGGGTGCAAACATTTCTTTGTGTTTCCTGACAGATAAGTCCCACAATTCAAGGTAAGGCCCCTCTGTTCTTGGTGTTACGACTCGAGAATTCCTGTCATGGTACTATTGGCCAATAGCACACATTGTGATGACATGGgtgatatttttcatatttttcttaccAAACACAGGCATCTAGGATAATGCAAAAGCATGTACAGTTGTGCAGAGGGGGCAAATAGTGCACAGAAAGAACCCAATGTCACCAAAACCAGGTTTTATATCTGTCTCTTAATTTTGCACATACCAATAACTCCTCACAGATATGCATCAGCTCTGGTGGCAGAGAACCAAAACATGAAATAGTTATGGTACGATGTCACTGAAGTTGAGTACAAAGTCAACAACTAGCCAGTATCTCCAAAAATGTTCTTATAAGCTTCCATGGCTTAtgaaaccatgggggaaaaaagttatttttttttagtccTGGTCCCATGATCCATGACATAGACCTTGGAAAAGTCCCTCTCTATTTTGGGTTGTCATTTTTCCATAAGCACAATGAGGAGTTTGGAGGTCATACATTCTGTCAGTGTTAGATTTGATAACAGTCACTCAGTTAGGTGTTTTTGAGCTACCAGGTTCCTCACAGCAGTCTTCACGtccttgttcctcaggctgtagatgatGGGGTTCAGCATGGGTGTCACCACCCCATAAAACAACGAGATGAGCTTGTCTGCTAGGTCCTGCTTGTCGGCCCCCAGAGGATCCTTAGACTTGGGCTTCCCATACATGAAGAGGATGGTCCCATAGAAGACAATCACCACTGTGAGGTGGGCAGAGCAGGTggagaaggcctttttcctcccctCAGCAGAGGGGATCCTCAGGATGGTGGCAAGGATGAAGACATAGGAGACAAAAATGAATAGGACTGGGATAGCCAGGAAGATCATGTTGGCCACCCCCATGCTGATCACATTGATGGAGATGTCAGCACAGGCCAACTTCAGGACAGCCAGGATCTCACAGGTGAAGTGGTTGATGACATTGTCCCCACAGAAAGGCAGTCGCATTGCTAAGGATGTCTGTACTATTGAATTGGAGATACCAGCTGCCCAGGAGCCTGCAGCCATGGGCACATAGACAGCCTTGCTCATGACCACAGGATACCTAAGGGGGttgcagatggccacatagcgatCAAAGGCCATCATGCTCAGAAGAACACACTCTGTGGCTCCCATGGCAAAGGAGAGAAACATCTGCCCAGCACACGCTGAGAAGGAGATGGTCTTCCTGGGGATGAGGAAGCTGTCAAGAATGAGGGGGACGGAGGAAGTTGTGTAGCAGATGTCCAGGAAGGAGAGGTTCcccaggaagaagtacatgggtgtgTGTAGGTGGGAGTCAAGGAGGGTCACCAAGATGAGGACACCATTGCCCAACAGAATCACCAGGTACATCAGCAGGATGAGCACAAAGAATGTTTTCTCCAGTTTGGGGTGGGCTGACAGGCCCAGGAGAATGAAGCCCATCACCGGTGAGGTCTCATTGGATCTGTCCATGGTGCATCTGTTCTGAAACCTATAGGAACTCAGAAGGAATTGTCAGTATTCTCTTATTCTAAAGTACCTAAGCAGGCAAGCAAAAAACCTGTCCTCCTGAGCAACTGGAGAATAGCCCTGACAATTGGTCCATCCCAATGGAGTTCTAAGAATAATATAGTGGAGATCACTTCTT
Encoded proteins:
- the LOC143390845 gene encoding olfactory receptor 13C7-like codes for the protein MDRSNETSPVMGFILLGLSAHPKLEKTFFVLILLMYLVILLGNGVLILVTLLDSHLHTPMYFFLGNLSFLDICYTTSSVPLILDSFLIPRKTISFSACAGQMFLSFAMGATECVLLSMMAFDRYVAICNPLRYPVVMSKAVYVPMAAGSWAAGISNSIVQTSLAMRLPFCGDNVINHFTCEILAVLKLACADISINVISMGVANMIFLAIPVLFIFVSYVFILATILRIPSAEGRKKAFSTCSAHLTVVIVFYGTILFMYGKPKSKDPLGADKQDLADKLISLFYGVVTPMLNPIIYSLRNKDVKTAVRNLVAQKHLTE